Below is a genomic region from Raphanus sativus cultivar WK10039 chromosome 4, ASM80110v3, whole genome shotgun sequence.
acccctaacCCATTACTAGTAACATCTATATGTGTTTAGTTAATTTActcaagaaattttaaatatgcatgTTTATTAAGTCTTCTTAAGTGAATTGAGTTTAGCAATGTAAACCTTATATATGATTCACTTATAAGTTAAGgaagttttggttaattttgggtttgatgttttaaattcttaatttttttaatcatacaatGTTAATTATACATGTTTATTGTGTCTGCtaagtgaaaacatatatagattgaggtttggggtttagggtttagagttttagggATTTAAACACGACactcgttaaatcaacgtaaattaacgaggtctttacgacgaaacagctAAAAGGCTTGTTATTtccacgtaagctgatttcgtcgtaaagacctcgcacgcttacgtggaatttgcaaggcccgtgtttatttttaacgtgttctttacgacgaaatcagcttacgtggattttgcaaggcccgtgtttttctttacgaggaattaacgtcGATAACCTTAAAATCCCTAAAAAggtaaaccacaaacaccaaacctcaaacatcctttaacttataactcaatctcaaacaccaaacctcataccctaaaccccaattGCATTAATcaagtctgaaaataaataatatgtttaaaaaattacatcatcattcagatacatcatcattctcttcaacactagaaacatcatcactttcattaaACTCTTCCCCACTAGCCCCGTCAGTGGTATCgtcgggaagatcttcatactcatgattataCGGATCAATGAGTAGGATGTCTtccatttgttgttcaggttcttcgacttcattgatgtgttcttcttgcaaaggtggttcttctccaccgaTTATTCGTCCACGGGGTGTAACTTTGATAACGGCTAACCAACTTATTCCAGATTCTCGCAACCTCGGGTATGGTAGGAAGCTAACTTGGTCTGCTTGCGAAGCTAATATGAAaagctcgaatttgttgtacctccgtccaccattgacagcaactacaccaaatttgttaaatcgaacacctctgttgaccacGGGGTCGAACCAGTCACGTTTGAAtatgacgcatttcagcttcaataacccagggaattccacttcaataatctcctgCAAGATCCCGTAGAAATCTGTTTCGACTTTCACACAAATTCCATAATTGCTGGTCGCCCGGTGTTTACCATACTCGTACGTATGAAAAGTAAAGCCTCGTGAGAAATACATTggtgatgtggtgacctttgcaAGTGGACCCTGAACTAATTCGTGAAACCATATGGGATAATCTGGATCCTCATATTCAAcctgcaaaattaaattaaagagaacATTGAAACAAACGTCTTTCGTTACATCCCGTGGACGAAACAAATATCGGATTGGAGTAaatacctgactcttcaaccatttAATAAATTATCGATCTTTCATTTTATCTACCTCACTTGTGGATATACCTGGGATAGCTTCTTGGACTTGActaacaaataggctgtaaaatgcacatattttattagttatatcatcatttgaaaaatatattttaattacaattagtttagaactttccatatatgttacctttcaaaatagcgcataaatggatcctcacaattaagtagaatgtaagtgtgtgcactatgggcgtcttcatcactcgaccaccaaacctctttcgtTTTCCCACCCAttcgcccaatctggctaaagatatccggaacaccagcaactgcatatgttggggcaacaccaccatcatcatatcttcttggAGCTCTTTGTCGGGTCCGTACATTAggtgcaaagtagtacgatgtgaagtgagatgtttcttccgtcaaacttccagcaattatagaaccttcaacctttgcgaGGTTTTTTgcctttcccttcaaatatttcatggtccgctcatactgatacatccatccataaTGTACTGGTCctcgaagcaatgcctcatacgggaggtggacagctaaatgctccatgacgtcaaaaaatgagggaggaaatatcatctccaagttgcacaataagatcgGAATGTTCTCGTGAAGTTTTTCTACGACATCCTCTTTAAGAGTGCGAGTGCTCaaatccctgaaaaatgctccaatggctttgtatattccaaaaacaattaagcaaattattagtacatatttttgaaaaatgaattaagaaattaattagtgtgagtaataatatattacctgcaagtgcttcatatACTTTTGttggaagtagctccgcaaatgcaaagggaagtattctttgcataaagacatgacaatcatgactcttcatcccggagaacttttggcccttttcaacacatctagagaggtttgaaacatacccatcaggAAACTTCACTGCTGATGCAACCCAGTTGAACAAGACCGACTTTTGTTCTGAAGATAATCTGAATACCGGTACAGGAACTTGTCCATtgctttttatatgtaactcgggtcttgagcaaatatcaggcaagtccaacctcgatttttgattgtcttttgtcttccctggaacattcaatattgtattcatgatgttctcaaaaaaattcttctcaatatgcatcacatctaggttgtggcgcaaaagaagatccttccaatacggcaactcccaaaatatactcttcttgtgccagttgtgctgaactccataataatcaggcatattacgggaacatgccaattaccaccacaacGAACTGTTTTTTGAGCTCTGTAGTAATCGATTTGCTGTTCAATttgttctccagttaaatacggaggaggagtgtctctcacaacctttttctgcctaaacaatttcctgtttcttcgataaggatgattaatgggaagaaatcgtcggtgacaatcgaaccaacttgtcttcctaccgttcttcagctgaaatgcatctgtcgttccattacaatatggacaagataatctcccatgtgtagtccacccagacaacatcccataagcaggaaagtcacttatggtccacaaaagtaTCGTTCGCATCGTAAAATccgtcttcgttgagcagtcgtacgtcctcacccctgttgaccacaaatctttcaactcttttatcagtggctatagaaagacatccagagacctttttggatggttcggaccaggtattaatatggtcaagaacagAAACTCCTGTTGCATGCACATATCTGGAGGCAGGTTGTATCGCGTcataaagactggccacaatgaatattgtctccctgacataccGAAGGGACTAAATCCGTCCGTGCATAATCCCATATACACATTTCggctattgctagcgaattgtggatatattttgttaaaatgtttccaagctcttgcatctgatggatgagtcatctcaccatccgtttgagtatgctcggcatgccatctcatttttccagcagtctcctcagattggtacaatcttttcaatctgtcggtaattggtaggtaccacatcctttggtacggtaccctattacgtcctcgtccttgcggtttgaatcgtggcttcttgcagaatcgacactcttctaacttctcatcatctccctagtagagcatgcagttgtcgatgcaaacgtctatcatctcagaaggcaacccaagactataaactagtttctgaatctcataataagaatcagcagagacattgtcttccggcaaatactctttaaacaagtctgtccatgcattcatgcaactttcaggtagattatgatcagttttaatactcatcattctagcagccaacgacaatttagagagaccttctctacaaccactgtaaagtggctgattcgcagcatctaacatttcataaaacttttttgcatctatgttaggttcttcaacttcatcatcgtcatgagcaacaaatgcatcagctaccatatcatgaaccctatcataatTATCTACCATATGTTCCTCCTGATGGTATCTATgttgattatgcaaatgatcaaccggttcattctgaaaattgctattactactactagcttcattttcataattataaccttctccaagTTGAAACcatatatagtaatttggcatgaaacctctatttattaaatgcttccaaacattttcacgagttgccagttttgaattgttgcatttccgacaaggacaaaacatcttaccgctttcctgggcgagcggtgtagaatctgcttgatgcataaatgtctcatTTCCGACAAGAAAGaaattcctttttattttggtttccttctctaaataacctatataatgaaaaaaaaatttaaattttaaaaacgaaaatatcttatatatataatgcgattcattaaaaggaaacttaacaaaataattttgattttagagtaaataaatatttatccctttaaaagataatcttaaacaacataatatatattttaatataattattttattttaattaatctatttctcaaatttattacaaaaaaattaaataacataacacaagatattttaatgaataaaaatgcattttttattttctaattaagtatcctttatatttttccaaatcaaatatataataaagaaagtatttagaaaatttataatgaaaacatttttatatgtgatgtaattttataaaaaaaaagaaagttcagaaaataatcttgactttataagtttataagttatttttatacAACTTCGTACCGATCATGACTttactttctaattttttttttgcaaactaacatataccaaattataaaagataGTAACATACTTACATATCTATGATGAAGAACCAAAGGAATACAATTAATTCAATTTGGTTGAGTTAaactagaaataatatattttagtttgaaggAATATATGTAACACAATATATCCACAAAATGAGTAATTGGACTAATctcaatttttaatacaaaatcaaacacttaactaaatataatgtattattgttcatattaatatttttataaatataaactatagaaCAATGTAACATACTATTAACTAAtatgagatctcaattaatattatgaatatatattaaccaactattgcAACTAagttattttctataatttatatatatgcatgaggtTTCATAATACTATCGTTGTTATATTAATATCAGTAACTTTGagtcaattaaaactttaatttatttttactatttaatttaaaaaataaattatattaaattatacataatctttctaaaatatatttacaaatctaaggcaatatcaaattaaatgtaaacaacaaaattaatcaatattttaatctatagattaaacaaattatggttgaatcggaaaattagatattatcttatatatccaaaattatacctatgattaaaaaaaaaaaatattatttgaaaaaatagcatactgattacaatataaattacatagtaatttaaaaataaaaaagttatagtaaactatttaatatattagttttataaatatttatatccgtgcatgcgcacgggaaaatcacctagttaactttattctgcattttatttttctattggttgagatgtatgggtaatgatgtttttgtatgaaaaatatgcaaaatttaataatttcttaatccgtgtgcacaactctaaaatgacacttattcagaaacagagagagtaataAAGAACAAACATAAACTTAAGCATTAAAAACTTACACATAAACTCGCCCTTAGAAAACTTGTACAAAGATTTATCTTTGTATCTCTttgtgtttagaaaaaaaaagcacTAAAAAGCTTTCTATGTTTCGTTTTCCAGTTCTGCAGTTAGAATCTATGTgaccttttaaattttgttttcgaCAAATTAACGAACCTCTCCTGCGTGTGAGATCcgatctaatctattaaaacataattagAAATATAAGTTTCCACAATGAAACAACCTTTTAACTATAACCAATGTCATTCTTTTTAATGAAGAAATTCAAGGAGTTAGTCTCCAGAATGCACGTTCCGTACGACACAGAAGTGGAAGCTCTGCACAACACACTGGATAAATTCAAAGTTTTGGGACGACCTTTACGTAAACAAGACCATAACTCTACAAGACACCCTTTATCACCCTAACAATTTCATCACAATGGATATGGAAGCATTCCTGCTCAAGCACAATGCAACGAAACATCTAGCAACGAAATTGATGGACACTTACCAAGAACCGAGGCAGCATTCTTACAACACACCGAATAAGAACAACAATCTTGTTTACTTTGTTTCCGAAAACAAGCAAATCGATCCAGCTTTTGTAGCACCAGAGAGACCATGGAAGGTGTGGGACATGGAGATAGATGGACCACCTCCTCAAGCACCAATTCCTTAGCCTTATATGGGAATAAATTATGTGATTATCATAAAGAAAAGGACACAACACCAGGGAATGCAAGCAACTTCAGGATGCATTAATGGTAGCATTCAACAATGGGAAAGTTAACCCCAAAACACCGAGACAAAAATCTGGAAGTGTTTGACACATTTTACAAACACTTGTACGTAGTTTTCTAAAGTGTTTTCGAGACTTTATCGAGTTTCAAATCTCTTTGAAAATTCAATCGACTGagacaagcattaagaacaaaTTTGATAAGTTCACAGAATCTCTAAATTAAATCTTTTGTATATAGATATTTTGATCATCTAAATTAGTGCATGGAATCAATAATACTTTTGTATCTATCAATTATCATAATATCTAATAGGTGATCAATCTAGATGAAAAATAATTCAAGCAACTCTAACAATTCATCACTAGCCCTTGagaaaaccctagatctaacaagtgaACTTAGCAGATATTATATCAGAAACACAAATCATAATCTGAATAAATTGTATAAAGATAACAATCTTCTCTCAACAAGGTATGAGTTCTAACTTTTCTCTCTAATAGCTCTTTCTCCAAATCAgagtataataaaaataatattgggTCGATGAATATTCTTCACAAGAACTATCGTATAGCATTGGATATCTCTCGAACCGtaattttattctatttatcataaatatatttttaagccTTATCCCCCCCCCCACCACACACAATATTAAAGCTTcagacttatatatataattaatcatttaactaataatcaattaaattaaaaccaattaaaacccaaaaacgttaaataaaaccaaaaaccacCAGATTTATAATTAGGCTAGACTAAAATCAGTTTTTCTTCCTCAAGCATGGCAGcctgaaaaatgaaatattatttagttgaAGAACCCTGAAAACCCAGAAACCTATGTTATTCACCATCCTCACTTTCATTTGAAAAACAACCAAAATATCAATTGTGTCATTGTGTACGAAAAGTCTACAGCCTATAAAGCTTGAAACGTAACAGAAAGAAAGCACCCATTTACATTATCACAACCTGAAGGTCTAAATTACACCGATCTTGATCAGAAACACAAACATATAGATATGGAAATTAAGAAACCTATTTATGTTCCTGTACATCATCACTTTATGTACTGTTCATTATCTTCTTCAATTGTGATTTTTAATGTACCAAACATATCATAATTGGTTATATAATTATTTCGTTTGTTATGTAGAAATTAAGctgattacttttttttttaaattgaatgttaaatttatttaaatcaaaatttttggtttacatcagatacattttattttgaaagtatCCAAGAATAAAAATTTTCTATAAGCATATGTTGTGTTAtcttcaattattttaattgtgGTGAGTCTATCTCTGAATATTTTTTCCACCAAGTGAATAAACATGTTTGCTGAAGAGGGCTTTTGCCCATGGTGTCTTGCATTTCTTTCATGcgaaataatatataaggtTGCTTGAAACACATACTGAAGAATGAACTTTGGTGCTTTTGTTGTCAGGTGGCCGAGATGAGTTGAAAAGCTCATGCTATTTTGATGAGTATTGATCTCTCGTAAAGTGTCTCCCAACTTGCTGCTGAGTACGGGCATTCAAAGAAGATGTGTTTGCGCGTCTCAAGTAGATACTGGCAAAACACACATTTTGAGTTTATGTTCAGGTTCAAATTAAGAATTCTTTCCCTGTTTCTATCTTGTCATGCATCCAGACCCAATGTACGAATGTACATTTCGGCATTGCATAACAGAACCACACTGCCTTATCTCAGCCACACTATGTATAAACTTAGCACTAACCATGTTCTTTTTGTTGAGAATTTTGGTTTGTATTGTTCTTCCTGAAGTTTCCATAAAGAAATGTTCTCTTCTTGCACTATCATAGATTTCTGGATGGTAATTACCTCTTCCATTCTGTTGAACAGTGTTGTTCGATGTCTCCTTCTTCTATGCCCGTGAAGTACTTCATGTACTATAGCATCAGCTGCAATATTTATATCTATGTATTTCTGATCTCCACAAATATCCCACAACCTCCCCTTGGCAACCtagaatcaaacaaaaaaagagttgTCAGACCATTTTTTTACCTCAACTCGATGAAATCACTTTGCAATCTCTCGATATATTTCAGAAGTTTCATCCAAACACATGATCTTTTCTGAGTGTATTTAGTCGTCTATATAGAGCCTTTCCTGATCAGATAGACCTTGATCCAGTTCATCCATAATGATGTTCAAGATGAAAAAATCATCCAGATCAGTTTTAAACAGTGCACTAAGTTAGCTTCTTTCAGCGGATTGATGCCCAGTCCACCTTCACTTTTCATTTTGCAAACTTAGTGCCAGGATATCTCTTCCTTCCGGCCATACAACCTTGATCCAGACTAAAGGAAGGCCGCACATAGTCTTTCTATTTCCTTAAGGCATTCACTAGGGAGCCGAAAATCCGCCATCCAAAATTTACCAAACTTGTTATGACTGAATTTATCAACTGCAATCTTCATGCGCAGGATAGAAACCTTCATTTCTATGAGTGTATTATTTTCCTGATATTCTACGCTAGAGGCAGATAACCAGTTATAGTCATGCGCTTCTTCATAAGGGGAAAACCCAAATAACGAACGGGCAAGCTTCCTGTTTCAAACGAAAAAGTGTGCAGTGATATCACTTTGGTTTGACAAAGACACACCAGCCATAAATAGTTTGGAATTTTTTAGACTGATGTGTAATCCAGACATTTTACCAAATTCATCAAAGACCTGTAGAATTCTAAGCTTCAGACATAACGAGAGGGTTTTAGGGTTCTTACTAATTTCAACTAAACTGATTTGGGGATTTCAGAATTTTCAGGTTTATCAAGGAAATGTAATGTCGGGTTAGGTTTTATTCCTGGTAAGATTTTGGTTTGTTCGGTTTACCATCAAGAATTGAATATTTTGAATTTGGTTTAACAAAACCAACATCTGTGGAGAAATAAAGATGAAACTTCACATCTGGAGATAAATAGAATGATGTCATAGTTCACGAGACATCTGATAATATACGATAGTTCTCGTTGACTCTTAGAAAAACTTCTACAAGTCTAATTATAGTTTAAAACATGATTTGGAATTGCTTGTAATTATGTTTTAACCACTGGGccattttacaatttttttttaaacttgtaAATCTCATATGTAGCTTTGTTCACGATGAATGTCAACCAACACCAGGTCCTTTGGTTGATTCCAAAGTCAGGTTTTCATCTCCAGTTTTACTTAAGGTCCAAATGCTCCAaaagcttttttcttttctaaaatttactTAAACCTACAATTACTCGTTACTCTAAAGCTGAACTTATTATGTCATGGTCAAAATCTCATAAAAACCATAATATTGTAACATCCTAATTGCTGGTATATGTGGTAAGGATTAAGAGAATTCATTTGACTACATATATCACTAAAGTGCACTTATTTTTTtggtcacacatccgtttagaactccagagttaagtgTGATTGAGTTAGAGAAGTGGAAGGTTGGATGACTGCCGGAGACTGATTCGCGGCATCGTGTGAGTGGGGCAGAAAAGTCACGTGGTGATTGCAGGTCTCTGAACAAGACTTTTGggctttagaaaaaaattaatgcaCCGTCCGTCACACAGTATCGTCCCACGAGCTGAGTGAGCGGGAGTGGgaggcccattagccgtggatGGTCGGGGAATTACAAGTGGTATCTGAGCTGGTTGGTCATCTCGGTTCTAATCCGATAGGCGTCTAAAAACTTTTGTGGTATGCAACCGGACCATTGTGCTCTGTGATTGGAGGTGAATTGTAATATCCCAATTTTTGGTATATGCATAAATGATTAAGAGAATCGATTTGGCTATCTCGATCACTAAAATGTACTTAATTTTTTGGTTACACATTTTTTATAATTCCTGAGTTAAGTGTATTTGGAATAGAGTAGTAAAAAGGTAAAATGATTCGGTGTATTGTAAAAGTGAGTTCAAAACACAAGAAAATATGTATTGATTGTAAAATCAGTAAATTAAGACACTACCCGTCGCCAGTAGCGGTCCTGACATGGGAAAGACCACAAGCAATTTTCTAAAAGTTGGcctattttgtatatttttaactaaagtatcatacatatatatcaataatttgCTTTAAAAAGGCTggttttttcaagtttttttggATGGGCTGGAAGCTGGTGCTTGTTGTGCTTCCCCTCAGGGCCGACACTGCCCGTCGCATATAATATGATCCACAGACCGAATGAACTGGATTGCAAAACAGTTTAGTCGTGGCGGTTGGAGCGTTATAAATATATCACGGGGTCATAGAAACAACCGAACCATTACATTTAAGGATAATCAAATCTCTACAACCGACAGACCAGAGCGGACTAAACAAACCGCAAAGATCTGAAAAGTATTTCTTTCAAATTGAAACGACCATAAAACCCAAAAACCAGAGAAACATTCGTGTTAGTCCTACTCGAATTACCAAACTGCTTATTTTAAGCTTATTTCCTTTAGATTCTTTTTAGTGTGCAGAGAGTTAAagctattctttttttttcattctttttgcCATCTTAGGAACTATTTTTCCAAGTACAGAAAGAAACTACAAAAGGAAATATTCCTTCTCGAATTTTCAGTCGCAAAACTACgactgtttttttaattaatataaaatgacAGAACTGCCCCTCAGATTTatagaaaaacttcaaaactgtTTCATCTACCTCTTCGGCTCTTCCTCTGGTCACTTCTAACTATTTCGACATTGGACTCCACAACCGAACATCACCAAAAGTCAACAAACCcgaaaaacataaacataaacctCAAATCGAAACAATGAGATGCTACAAAGGATCATCCATTCTCGCCACCAGTCATTACCCATTCCTCTATAAACGACCAGTCTCCTCTCTACCCGCTTCTTTCCCTTCTACTACCCTCTCATACCCAACCCGAAACCGGTTCGTATCAACCCGGATCCAAGCCCGGCTCATTCACGACGACCCGGTAAAACAATCGGAGGATTTGAGCTTCTACGATCTCCTCGGCGTCACCGAATCCGTTAGTCTCCCGGAAATCAAACAGGCGTATAAACAGCTTGCTCGAAAGTATCATCCCGATGTTTCGCCGCCGGATCGGGTCGAGGAATACACAGATCGGTTTATTAGGGTTCAAGAAGCTTACGAGACTCTTTCGGATCCTACCCGGAGAGTTCTCTACGACAGAGATTTGTCTATGGGATTCTCATTTTCGTTCTCAGGACGACGCCGGAATCGATACGACGATGAGGTATATCCTTTATTCACATCCTTCTTCGTCTACGATATCCGTTTCTGCCCAGAATCTTAACCGGTTTCggttattttacttattttcgGGATAAACCGAATGGAAATTAAAAGAAATCAGGACCAGTGTTTGGATgtatggtttaaaatttttaggaGAAGacaataatttaattatgtCACACTCAGAAATTTATCCAAGCGATGTTGA
It encodes:
- the LOC108853773 gene encoding chaperone protein dnaJ 20, chloroplastic, which translates into the protein MRCYKGSSILATSHYPFLYKRPVSSLPASFPSTTLSYPTRNRFVSTRIQARLIHDDPVKQSEDLSFYDLLGVTESVSLPEIKQAYKQLARKYHPDVSPPDRVEEYTDRFIRVQEAYETLSDPTRRVLYDRDLSMGFSFSFSGRRRNRYDDEEIVEEKSEWKKKWQTQLSGLKKRSNQKENNAMSWAARMRRQHHMSEDSTS
- the LOC130510778 gene encoding uncharacterized protein LOC130510778 — encoded protein: MIFPPSFFDVMEHLAVHLPYEALLRGPVHYGWMYQYERTMKYLKGKAKNLAKVEGSIIAGSLTEETSHFTSYYFAPNVRTRQRAPRRYDDGGVAPTYAVAGVPDIFSQIGRMGGKTKEVWWSSDEDAHSAHTYILLNCEDPFMRYFESLFVSQVQEAIPGISTSEVDKMKDR